A stretch of Triticum aestivum cultivar Chinese Spring chromosome 1D, IWGSC CS RefSeq v2.1, whole genome shotgun sequence DNA encodes these proteins:
- the LOC123162946 gene encoding uncharacterized protein At4g15970, translating to MTSLAMNSVTNLLCFVLGAAATAAFVALLLPSAPCPYTIADVGISKLSTAAVASDDDGLAELLRSASMEDKTVILAFANEAHALPGSLLQMLLDSFRTGVRTEPLLKHLVVVATDPKGLERCRRMHPLCHLLSGANGAAPNGTELMFYDKDYVDMMWARNRFQARVLALGYSFLFTDLDILWFRNPLLRIPVGADITLGCDNHFGTNPYDLDKAANGGFVYARPTAASLAFFRDWYEARTRWPGENDQVVFREMKHELAARHGATVQLVDTTYFHSACEAWKKFNFHEICTFHAACIHGLQDKIDRLNDVLDEWRQFKAQQVLLGANSTALTY from the exons ATGACTTCACTGGCCATGAACTCCGTGACGAATTTGCTCTGCTTCGTTCTAGGGGCAGCGGCCACGGCAGCCTTTGTCGCGCTGCTGCTACCGTCTGCTCCGTGCCCCTACACCATCGCAGATGTCGGCATCAGCAAGCTCAGCACG GCCGCGGTCGCAAGCGACGACGACGGGCTCGCGGAGCTGCTCCGGAGCGCGTCCATGGAGGACAAGACCGTCATCCTGGCCTTCGCCAATGAGGCGCATGCGCTGCCCGGCTCGCTCCTCCAGATGTTGCTGGACAGCTTCCGCACCGGCGTGAGGACAGAGCCCCTGCTCAAGCACCTGGTGGTGGTGGCCACCGACCCCAAGGGGCTCGAGCGGTGCCGGCGCATGCACCCGCTCTGCCACCTGCTCTCCGGCGCGAACGGCGCCGCCCCCAACGGCACGGAGCTCATGTTCTATGACAAGGACTATGTGGACATGATGTGGGCGCGCAACAGATTCCAGGCGCGGGTGCTTGCGCTCGGCTACTCCTTCCTCTTCACTGACTTAGACATCTTGTGGTTCCGAAACCCGCTGCTGCGCATCCCAGTCGGCGCCGACATCACCCTCGGCTGCGACAACCATTTCGGCACCAACCCGTACGACCTCGACAAGGCCGCCAACGGCGGGTTCGTGTATGCGAGGCCGACCGCGGCATCCCTGGCCTTCTTCAGGGACTGGTACGAGGCGAGGACGCGGTGGCCCGGGGAGAACGACCAGGTGGTGTTCAGAGAGATGAAGCACGAGCTGGCCGCGAGGCACGGGGCGACCGTGCAGCTCGTTGACACCACCTACTTCCATAGCGCGTGCGAGGCGTGGAAGAAGTTCAACTTCCATGAGATATGCACCTTCCACGCAGCCTGCATCCACGGCCTGCAGGACAAGATCGACAGGCTCAACGACGTGCTCGACGAGTGGAGGCAGTTCAAGGCGCAGCAGGTGCTGCTCGGCGCCAACAGCACCGCGCTCACCTACTGA